From the Planctomycetia bacterium genome, the window TAGCCGCCGGACCGCGGCGGGTCGTGATGGGGCCGTCATGAGGCCGGTGTGGCGCCGGCATGGGGCCGGAGGCCCGGATCATTGGCCGTGCCGGACGCAGGGAGGCCGGCCGCCGGCGAGCGCTGCACGGGCCGGGGCGTGGTCGTGGCCACCGGCCGGGAGACGATGCTCGGGCTCGTTGCGGCGGCGCTCGAGCCCCCCGAGGCGCCGACCGCCTTCGACGTCGGGGGATGACTTCGTCGCGATTGCTGATTTCGGGAGAAGGAAGCGAACGTGGTTTCGCAAGATCCTTGACCTGAAAAACGGCATTCCCTCGCATGATCGGTTCAACGCCATCTTCGCCATGCTGTCGCCCGCGGAGTTCGAGCGCTGCCTGCTAAGCTGGATTCAAGCGTTGCATGAGGTCACCGGCGGCCAAGTGATCGCCATCGATGGCAAGACGCTGCGCGGGAGCTTCGACAAGGCAAGCAGCAAGTCGGCCATCCATATGATCAGCGCCTGGGCGTCGGCCAACTCCATCAGCCTGGGACAAGTCGTGGCGGACGAGAAGAGCAACGAGATCACCGCAATCCCGAAATTGCTGGAAATGCTGCATCTGAAGGGGGCGACGGTGACCATCGATGCGATCGGGTGCCAGACGGATATCGCCCGCCGCATCATCGATGGGGGTGGTCATTACGTGCTCAATGTGAAGGGCAACCAAGGCCGGCTGCGAGATGGCATCGAAGAGTTCTTCGCGGAGTTCTTGGACGGCAACCGGCCGTCGGTGCCGGTTCATCAGCAGCACAGCACGAACAGTGGGCATGGCCGCAAGGAGGCGAGATGGCATTACGTCTGCCCTGTGCCGCGCGACCTGCCGGATCGTCAGCGATGGCCGGGCCTCAAGGCAATTGGCATGGTGATCAGCAACACGATTCGAGATGGAAAAGAGTGCGTCGACATCCGTTCCTACATTCTCAGCAAGAAGCTCGCCGTAAAGAAGTTCGCGGCAATCGTGAAAGGCCACTGGGCGATTGAGAACGAACTGCATTGGCAGTTGGATGTCACGTTCCGGGAAGACCACTGCCGCATCCGCAAGGGCAACGCCGATGCCAACTTCAGCACCCTTCGGCGGACCGCCCTGACGCTCTTGAAGAACGAGAAGACGGCAAAACTCGGAGTGAAGAACAAGCGGCTTTCAGCCGGCTGGGACGAGGACTACTTGCTTCAAGTGCTTGTCGGCACTTGAGATATGGTGCGATCGCCCTGATTGCCGAGACGATGCTGGCGGCGTTCGGGGTTGCCCAAGCGCAGCCGTCACACTTTTCAGTCGGTTTATGGAGGGAGGTGCATTATGGCGCGGTTGTTTTTAGCCGTTAACGTTTGGGGCTATATACTCACGCCGATCGCTCTATTTGCGGACCGTCCCGAGAACGGTGCATTGGCCACGAACGCTTCTGCAAAGTTGGCGCCCGTTTACGTGAAGATTCTCTTGCCTGATGATCCCGCCCTTCGCGTTGTTGAGAAGAATTCGCCCGTTGTCGAATCCTGGATTAGCGAGAGCATCGAGAGTCGGGGTAAGACTCCCTTCGCTGCCGTGACCACATGGGTGCCGCTTGTCGAGGAGCCCCACGAAACCACGGAGTTGTGGAAAGGAAAGGTAGACGGCGAGATTTCTGCATGCCCCGTCGTGGCTGACGTTGTTGAGCGCAAGGACGGTTTGATAAAAATCACTTTCAAAGGATGGTCACCCTTCGGAGCGGAAGCAACGGTGACACTGAAAGACGAACCGGGAAGCCGCGAGGTGGTCGCGGTCAACCAGGCAAAGACGAAACATGGGGTGCCCCACATAGCCATTTTCGTCGGCCTTCAACAGAAGCGAAAATGACCGGGAGAAGCTTGAATCTGTCGCAATAAAAGGATAGCCCGGTCAATGGCACTTCCGCAACGGTTTCCGCGCTGATGAGCGACTCTTGAGCCTCCGGGAGAGCGACCTTGCCTTCCGGAGACGGTTCCCCGAAACGCCGCTCACGCCGCCGGCGTTGGCGATTGTGACGCCTCGGCGCAGACCGGCTCCCAGTCCGCCGCTGCCGGGCTTCGATGCCTCGCGTCCGGCACCAGTCAGAGGCTGTGGATATCGATCACGGGCATCTCGTTGGGCGAGGCTTTAAAGACGTCGCGATCATCAGCGGCCTGGACGAGCTCGGCCCAGTCGGCGGGGCGGGCCTCGCGCAGGTGAAAGCAGCGACGGCTCCAGCGGTTCGCCTAAGTGCGTAATTATCCTCCGAATCGGCCCGGGCTCCGTGATGGGAGCGAAAACCTGGCACGGGAGCGGATTGCGCGGTCGTTGACCGGCGAAGTGTTTGCCGTGTTCGCAGAATCCGCTTCCGACATCGATTCGGCTACGGCACGCTGATTCATGCCGGCGGCACGTTCCTGGCGGTGAAGACCGACGGCGAGGTGGTGCTGT encodes:
- the ydcC gene encoding H repeat-associated protein YdcC, coding for MLSPAEFERCLLSWIQALHEVTGGQVIAIDGKTLRGSFDKASSKSAIHMISAWASANSISLGQVVADEKSNEITAIPKLLEMLHLKGATVTIDAIGCQTDIARRIIDGGGHYVLNVKGNQGRLRDGIEEFFAEFLDGNRPSVPVHQQHSTNSGHGRKEARWHYVCPVPRDLPDRQRWPGLKAIGMVISNTIRDGKECVDIRSYILSKKLAVKKFAAIVKGHWAIENELHWQLDVTFREDHCRIRKGNADANFSTLRRTALTLLKNEKTAKLGVKNKRLSAGWDEDYLLQVLVGT